Proteins encoded in a region of the Puniceibacterium sp. IMCC21224 genome:
- a CDS encoding FCD domain-containing protein, giving the protein MPFHRVQPEKLSVAVTRQIEKLILRGILRPGERLPAERELAERLGVSRPSLRESLADLSDRGLLTSRAGAGIFVADVLGSAFSDALITLFASHDEAVFDYLSFRRDMEGLAAERAARMGSDTDLQVIQTVFEQMETAHSKRNPTDEAQLDADFHLAIIEASHNVIMLHMMRSMYQLLREGVFYNRQIMFKQRTTRSALLDQHRAINVALQARDPAASRVAVEAHLDYVETALAEDRKAERHEEIARQRYERVKGRV; this is encoded by the coding sequence ATGCCGTTCCATCGTGTCCAGCCCGAAAAGCTCTCTGTTGCAGTTACCCGCCAGATTGAAAAGCTGATCCTGCGGGGCATTCTGCGCCCCGGCGAGCGCCTTCCAGCCGAGCGGGAACTGGCCGAACGCCTCGGCGTCTCTCGCCCTTCACTGCGCGAATCCCTGGCCGACCTGTCTGACCGGGGCCTGCTAACCAGCCGCGCGGGGGCCGGGATCTTTGTCGCGGACGTCCTTGGGTCGGCGTTTTCCGATGCGCTGATAACGCTGTTCGCATCCCATGACGAAGCCGTCTTTGACTACCTTTCCTTTCGCCGCGACATGGAGGGGCTGGCGGCGGAACGCGCAGCGCGAATGGGGTCTGATACTGACCTTCAGGTGATCCAGACCGTGTTTGAACAAATGGAAACTGCCCATTCCAAACGCAACCCGACAGACGAGGCCCAACTGGACGCCGATTTCCACCTTGCCATCATCGAGGCAAGCCATAACGTGATCATGCTGCACATGATGCGGTCAATGTACCAGCTGCTGCGCGAAGGCGTGTTCTACAACCGCCAGATCATGTTCAAACAGCGTACCACCCGATCCGCCCTTCTGGACCAGCACCGTGCCATCAATGTGGCCTTGCAGGCGCGCGATCCCGCCGCCTCACGCGTCGCAGTCGAGGCCCATCTCGACTATGTCGAAACCGCCCTGGCCGAGGATCGCAAGGCCGAGCGCCACGAAGAGATTGCGCGCCAACGCTATGAAAGGGTCAAAGGTCGCGTCTAA